A single region of the Populus nigra chromosome 2, ddPopNigr1.1, whole genome shotgun sequence genome encodes:
- the LOC133682046 gene encoding phosphoribosylformylglycinamidine cyclo-ligase, chloroplastic-like isoform X1, with the protein MATTIIASNTELSRVVAVSIRPSSNKPLVTHQYIGRYSFSRFSNIFPLLSARATSNSSMSKENSSKSGDGAGGRLTYKDAGVDIDAGSELIRRIAKMAPGIGGFGGLFPLGDSYLVAGTDGVGTKLKLAFETGIHETIGIDLVAMSVNDIVTSGAKPLFFLDYYATSRLNVDLAEKVIKGIVGGCQQSDCTLLGGETAEMPDFYAEGEYDLSGFAVGIVKKDSVIDGKNIVAGDVLIGLPSSGVHSNGFSLVRRVLARSGLSLNDQLPGGSVSLGEALMAPTVIYVKQVLDLISKGGVKGIAHITGGGFTDNIPRVFPKGLGASIYKESWEVPTLFKWIQEAGRIEDAEMSRTFNMGIGMVLVVTEGASRKILEEGQHKAYRIGEVVCGEGVRYC; encoded by the exons ATGGCTACTACTATCATAGCATCAAACACTGAGCTATCGCGTGTTGTTGCAGTTTCCATCAGACCCTCTTCCAATAAACCCCTGGTCACTCATCAATACATCGGAAGATACTCCTTTAGTCgcttttctaatatatttccTCTTCTATCAGCGAGAGCTACAAGCAATAGTTCGAtgtccaaggaaaatagcagcAAAAGCGGTGACGGGGCTGGTGGAAGACTTACATATAAGGATGCTGGTGTGGATATAGATGCTGGGTCTGAGCTTATTAGGCGAATTGCAAAGATGGCTCCTGGAATTGGTGGATTTGGTGGTCTTTTCCCTCTTG GTGATTCGTACCTTGTTGCAGGTACGGATGGTGTAGGGACTAAGCTAAAGCTTGCATTTGAAACCGGAATCCATGAAACTATTGGGATTGATCTG GTTGCTATGAGTGTGAACGATATCGTTACTTCCGGTGCAAAGCCCTTATTTTTCCTTGATTACTATGCTACAAGCCGCCTTAATGTTGACCTTGCTGAAAAG GTCATTAAAGGCATAGTTGGTGGTTGTCAACAATCGGACTGCACTCTTTTAGGGGGAGAG ACTGCAGAGATGCCAGATTTCTATGCAGAAGGTGAGTATGACCTTAGCGGGTTTGCTGTTGGCATTGTTAAAAAGGACTCGGTGATTGATGGGAAAAACATTGTGGCTGGGGATGTTCTCATTGGTTTGCCATCAAGTGGAGTCCATTCCAATGGTTTCTCTCTTGTAAGAAG GGTTCTAGCTCGAAGTGGCCTATCTTTGAATGACCAACTTCCTGGTGGAAGTGTTTCATTGGGCGAAGCTCTAATGGCTCCAACTGTTATCTATGTCAAGCAG GTGCTTGACTTGATTAGCAAGGGTGGTGTAAAGGGCATAGCTCACATCACTGGAGGTGGTTTTACAGATAACATACCAAGAGTTTTCCCAAAAGGCCTTGGAGCTTCTATATACAAGGAGTCATGGGAAGTCCCAACCCTTTTCAAATGGATCCAAGAG GCTGGAAGAATAGAAGATGCTGAGATGAGTCGGACTTTTAACATGGGCATTGGGATGGTTCTGGTCGTGACTGAGGGAGCATCCCGCAAAATTCTTGAGGAGGGACAACACAAGGCATATCGCATTGGCGAGGTTGTATGTGGTGAAGGAGTGAGATATTGCTAA
- the LOC133682046 gene encoding phosphoribosylformylglycinamidine cyclo-ligase, chloroplastic-like isoform X2, protein MATTIIASNTELSRVVAVSIRPSSNKPLVTHQYIGRYSFSRFSNIFPLLSARATSNSSMSKENSSKSGDGAGGRLTYKDAGVDIDAGSELIRRIAKMAPGIGGFGGLFPLGTDGVGTKLKLAFETGIHETIGIDLVAMSVNDIVTSGAKPLFFLDYYATSRLNVDLAEKVIKGIVGGCQQSDCTLLGGETAEMPDFYAEGEYDLSGFAVGIVKKDSVIDGKNIVAGDVLIGLPSSGVHSNGFSLVRRVLARSGLSLNDQLPGGSVSLGEALMAPTVIYVKQVLDLISKGGVKGIAHITGGGFTDNIPRVFPKGLGASIYKESWEVPTLFKWIQEAGRIEDAEMSRTFNMGIGMVLVVTEGASRKILEEGQHKAYRIGEVVCGEGVRYC, encoded by the exons ATGGCTACTACTATCATAGCATCAAACACTGAGCTATCGCGTGTTGTTGCAGTTTCCATCAGACCCTCTTCCAATAAACCCCTGGTCACTCATCAATACATCGGAAGATACTCCTTTAGTCgcttttctaatatatttccTCTTCTATCAGCGAGAGCTACAAGCAATAGTTCGAtgtccaaggaaaatagcagcAAAAGCGGTGACGGGGCTGGTGGAAGACTTACATATAAGGATGCTGGTGTGGATATAGATGCTGGGTCTGAGCTTATTAGGCGAATTGCAAAGATGGCTCCTGGAATTGGTGGATTTGGTGGTCTTTTCCCTCTTG GTACGGATGGTGTAGGGACTAAGCTAAAGCTTGCATTTGAAACCGGAATCCATGAAACTATTGGGATTGATCTG GTTGCTATGAGTGTGAACGATATCGTTACTTCCGGTGCAAAGCCCTTATTTTTCCTTGATTACTATGCTACAAGCCGCCTTAATGTTGACCTTGCTGAAAAG GTCATTAAAGGCATAGTTGGTGGTTGTCAACAATCGGACTGCACTCTTTTAGGGGGAGAG ACTGCAGAGATGCCAGATTTCTATGCAGAAGGTGAGTATGACCTTAGCGGGTTTGCTGTTGGCATTGTTAAAAAGGACTCGGTGATTGATGGGAAAAACATTGTGGCTGGGGATGTTCTCATTGGTTTGCCATCAAGTGGAGTCCATTCCAATGGTTTCTCTCTTGTAAGAAG GGTTCTAGCTCGAAGTGGCCTATCTTTGAATGACCAACTTCCTGGTGGAAGTGTTTCATTGGGCGAAGCTCTAATGGCTCCAACTGTTATCTATGTCAAGCAG GTGCTTGACTTGATTAGCAAGGGTGGTGTAAAGGGCATAGCTCACATCACTGGAGGTGGTTTTACAGATAACATACCAAGAGTTTTCCCAAAAGGCCTTGGAGCTTCTATATACAAGGAGTCATGGGAAGTCCCAACCCTTTTCAAATGGATCCAAGAG GCTGGAAGAATAGAAGATGCTGAGATGAGTCGGACTTTTAACATGGGCATTGGGATGGTTCTGGTCGTGACTGAGGGAGCATCCCGCAAAATTCTTGAGGAGGGACAACACAAGGCATATCGCATTGGCGAGGTTGTATGTGGTGAAGGAGTGAGATATTGCTAA
- the LOC133682048 gene encoding uncharacterized protein LOC133682048: MVDREIKNGSAAFSWADEVEKEEEEQARFQEHQKQKPNPFGSAGPREVVLQEKGIDWRKLDFHLQLPSHIRQLDDPKLRKEEIPASAAPGIDRIHSFTPSKCLKHEMEDANSDLKRGEILRVPLAMQNQNPVPFVPPLRYPPKNVIPSLSESGFHYYLHELSDGQQDLKKKKPLNPEKENAFHQQGSHRVHCSQNNRGSHILLHCHRQILQAEQGSQFKENYENFKLGQSVVNGKNLRKTAASRIQHSDHSCAGGTSIKQKNGLERSVAKRSSGTEFSLMAGEAWNQSLVVKKIKGGEMKGN, encoded by the exons atggtggatagagaaataaaaaacgGCTCTGCAGCTTTTTCGTGGGCAGATGAGGttgagaaagaagaggaagaacaaGCTCGGTTTCAGGAGCACCAGAAGCAGAAACCAAACCCTTTTGGCTCTGCCGGGCCCAGAGAAGTTGTTCTCCAGGAAAAAGGAATTGATTGGAGAAAACTCGACTTCCATCTTCAACTACCTTCTCACATAAG GCAGCTAGATGATCCGAAGCTACGTAAGGAAGAAATCCCTGCCTCTGCTGCTCCAGGTATCGACAGGATACATTCATTTACCCCTAGCAAGTGCCTAAAACATGAAATGGAAGATGCCAATTCGGACTTGAAAAGAGGTGAAATTTTGCGGGTACCTTTGGCTATGCAGAACCAGAATCCTGTACCATTCGTACCTCCTCTAAGATATCCACCTAAAAATGTCATTCCTAGTTTGTCTGAGTCTGGCTTTCATTATTATCTACATGAATTGAGCGATGGGCagcaagatttaaaaaaaaagaagccccTGAATCCCGAGAAAGAGAATGCATTTCATCAGCAAGGGTCCCATAGGGTTCATTGCTCTCAAAATAATCGTGGAAGCCACATTCTTCTTCACTGTCATCGGCAAATATTGCAAGCTGAGCAAGGGAGCCAGTTTAAGGAGAATTACGAAAATTTCAAACTGGGGCAATCAGTTGTTAATGGGAAGAACTTGAGGAAAACAGCAGCTAGTAGAATACAGCATTCAGACCACTCATGTGCTGGAGGTACAAGCATCAAACAGAAGAATGGCCTGGAAAGATCTGTTGCCAAGAGATCAAGTGGCACAGAATTCAGTTTGATGGCAGGAGAGGCATGGAACCAAAGTctagtagtaaaaaaaataaaaggcggCGAGATGAAGGGGAACTAG
- the LOC133682046 gene encoding phosphoribosylformylglycinamidine cyclo-ligase, chloroplastic-like isoform X3 produces the protein MRMGTWGIVKREVLLSLCLLMYFVLLLCLLKFSHTGDSYLVAGTDGVGTKLKLAFETGIHETIGIDLVAMSVNDIVTSGAKPLFFLDYYATSRLNVDLAEKVIKGIVGGCQQSDCTLLGGETAEMPDFYAEGEYDLSGFAVGIVKKDSVIDGKNIVAGDVLIGLPSSGVHSNGFSLVRRVLARSGLSLNDQLPGGSVSLGEALMAPTVIYVKQVLDLISKGGVKGIAHITGGGFTDNIPRVFPKGLGASIYKESWEVPTLFKWIQEAGRIEDAEMSRTFNMGIGMVLVVTEGASRKILEEGQHKAYRIGEVVCGEGVRYC, from the exons ATGCGGATGGGAACTTGGGGAATAGTGAAACGCGAAGTTCTTTTGTCGCTGtgtttgttaatgtattttgttttgttattgtgCTTATTAAAGTTCTCGCACACAGGTGATTCGTACCTTGTTGCAGGTACGGATGGTGTAGGGACTAAGCTAAAGCTTGCATTTGAAACCGGAATCCATGAAACTATTGGGATTGATCTG GTTGCTATGAGTGTGAACGATATCGTTACTTCCGGTGCAAAGCCCTTATTTTTCCTTGATTACTATGCTACAAGCCGCCTTAATGTTGACCTTGCTGAAAAG GTCATTAAAGGCATAGTTGGTGGTTGTCAACAATCGGACTGCACTCTTTTAGGGGGAGAG ACTGCAGAGATGCCAGATTTCTATGCAGAAGGTGAGTATGACCTTAGCGGGTTTGCTGTTGGCATTGTTAAAAAGGACTCGGTGATTGATGGGAAAAACATTGTGGCTGGGGATGTTCTCATTGGTTTGCCATCAAGTGGAGTCCATTCCAATGGTTTCTCTCTTGTAAGAAG GGTTCTAGCTCGAAGTGGCCTATCTTTGAATGACCAACTTCCTGGTGGAAGTGTTTCATTGGGCGAAGCTCTAATGGCTCCAACTGTTATCTATGTCAAGCAG GTGCTTGACTTGATTAGCAAGGGTGGTGTAAAGGGCATAGCTCACATCACTGGAGGTGGTTTTACAGATAACATACCAAGAGTTTTCCCAAAAGGCCTTGGAGCTTCTATATACAAGGAGTCATGGGAAGTCCCAACCCTTTTCAAATGGATCCAAGAG GCTGGAAGAATAGAAGATGCTGAGATGAGTCGGACTTTTAACATGGGCATTGGGATGGTTCTGGTCGTGACTGAGGGAGCATCCCGCAAAATTCTTGAGGAGGGACAACACAAGGCATATCGCATTGGCGAGGTTGTATGTGGTGAAGGAGTGAGATATTGCTAA
- the LOC133682469 gene encoding uncharacterized protein LOC133682469, with protein MKLDSNPASSSASTSTSTPSTPNGKRSRDPEDEVYLDNLNSHKRYLSEIMASSLNGLTVGDPLQDNLMESPARDEMSLQYSPMSEDFDDSRFCETPTNACSPQSESLPSSPVSPCRYQRPLGGFSSAPYSSSFLSHGCAVTSVTYSQPRQRGSDSEGRFPSSPSDICHSADLRRAALLRSVQMRTQPLGSSSFELPFGSGHEPGSNIEAEERPCSYMKSLVEEREYPLEECSSMNISEPGFNEEKACRVLNMNIKGDGSGV; from the exons ATGAAGTTGGATTCGAACCCAGCTTCATCATCAGCATCGACATCAACGTCAACACCGTCAACACCAAACGGGAAGCGAAGTAGAGATCCTGAAGATGAGGTCTACCTTGACAATCTCAATTCTCATAAGCGATACCTCAGTGAG ATAATGGCATCTAGTTTGAATGGATTAACAGTTGGAGACCCACTCCAGGACAATCTTATGGAATCTCCTGCCAG GGATGAAATGTCCTTGCAATATTCACCAATGTCAGAAGACTTTGATGACTCTAGATTTTGCGAGACACCTACAAATGCTTGCTCACCTCAATCTGAAAGTCTACCCAGCAGTCCAGTTTCTCCATGTAGGTACCAAAGGCCACTTGGTGGGTTCTCTTCTGCTCCTTATAGCAGCTCATTCCTTTCACATGGCTGCGCTGTCACCAGCGTCACTTATTCACAGCCTCGTCAACGAGGTTCAGATTCTGAGGGCCGGTTCCCGTCATCACCTAGTGATATATGCCACTCAGCTGACCTGAGGAGGGCTGCACTCCTGCGTTCTGTGCAGATGAGAACACAACCACTTGGTTCATCATCTTTTGAATTGCCATTTGGTTCAGGACACGAGCCTGGATCTAACATAGAAGCTGAAGAGCGGCCATGCTCGTATATGAAGTCCCTGGTTGAAGAGAGGGAGTATCCACTCGAAGAGTGTTCTTCAATGAACATCTCAGAACCTGGATTTAATGAAGAGAAGGCATGCCGGGTTTTGAATATGAATATAAAAGGGGATGGTTCTGGAGTTTGA